From Hydra vulgaris chromosome 15, alternate assembly HydraT2T_AEP, one genomic window encodes:
- the LOC136091630 gene encoding uncharacterized protein LOC136091630 — protein MPELSTCCIGKALNEQCYLSNKSKRYQELSKLNQELISLRSKINPIDFICSYHEKVYLSRYENEHRRYCCNPLNKHAKNVKNSLRVISLSYAKDFGLIPGQKICTSCRKVLNCKHNTKENELQEKEIYVDNHTLKEDLNSSIASFGCSPLKLVSKKDRVAYGKRKIDSVRAHTQKAVANVLGLEIAALCGIESPSKKCLKKTNTDLDNIMTQIKSKFEKTLSNSEKITLLTLTPDSWSIEKTQKFFFTSKRSVVQARKLSKKSGILSKPSPKSGRKLSEDVITEVVHFYECDEYSRVCPGKKEFVSVKVDSKKQHIQKRLLLVNMKELHIEFKKKYNYLKVGFSKFCELRPKWCIPVGGASGLHAVCVCQYHQNVKLLVQKIPGISDYKILLKLMVCSIENRDCMLHSCDKCPAKKVLLDYIDTLFTEKEISEVNFYQWQKSNYQCTLVPATLPLDEFIEMVYEQLDSLRVHHFISKSQATYYQHLKTNLKENQALVLLDFAENYSFLIQDAVQGFHWNNSQATVHPFVAYFIKDGKLDSQSYCVISDHLKHGTDAVHCFIGNVIDKLKQLQTFEHIIYFSDGAASQYKNYKNLINLCYHKHDFDMTAEWHFFATSHGKSPCDGVGGTVKRLVARASLQSLNDPIDTPSKMYSWCVQHVKGISFFFVDKVSIETHTTNFNLEERYRSCSTIPGTRNHHSFIPMSLTSIKIRRVSFDIICTNVDFSTCRIYINKISSYSPGEYVACVYDAQWYLGNILSISEEHQDLNMKFMKKSLCNKFTWPCRDDLCWVPLMHILCKVQSLKVQSNSGRFYSIDLKEINEIILLFEKFNFL, from the exons atgcCTGAGCTTTCTACTTGCTGTATTGGTAAAGCATTAAATGAACAGTGCTATCTatctaataaaagtaaacgCTACCAAGAACTGTCTAAACTAAACCAAGAGCTTATTTCTTTGAGAAGCAAAATAAATCccatagattttatttgtagcTATCACGAGAAAGTTTACTTGTCGAGGTATGAGAATGAACATCGCAGGTATTGTTGTAATCCGTTGAACAAGCACGCAAAAAATGTGAAAA ATTCTCTTAGAGTTATCAGTCTTTCATATGCCAAAGATTTTGGTTTAATACCTGGTCAAAAAATTTGCACTAGTTGCAGAAAAGTTCTGAATTGCAAAcataatacaaaagaaaatgaactccaagaaaaagaaatttatgttgACAACCATACATTAAAAGAAGATCTTAATTCAAGTATTGCAAGTTTTGGATGCTCACCTCTAaaacttgtttcaaaaaaagatagaGTTGCATATGGAAAGCGTAAAATTGATAGCGTAAGAGCTCATACACAAAAGGCTGTTGCCAATGTGCTAGGTTTAGAAATAGCTGCACTTTGTGGAATTGAATCACcctcaaaaaaatgtttgaaaaaaacaaacacagaTTTAGACAATATTATGActcaaattaagtcaaaatttgaaaaaacattgtcaaattctgaaaaaatcACACTTCTTACACTCACTCCAGACAGTTGGTCAATAGAGAAAActcagaagtttttttttacttcaaaaagaTCTGTAGTACAAGCCagaaaattaagtaaaaaaagtggaATACTATCAAAACCTTCTCCAAAATCGGGTAGAAAACTAAGCGAAGATGTAATTACAGAGGTTGTTCATTTCTACGAATGCGATGAATATTCAAGGGTTTGTCCAGgaaaaaaagagtttgtttCAGTTAAAGTAGATAGTAAAAAGCAACATATCCAAAAGCGCCTTCTACTAGTCAATATGAAAGAGCTacatattgagtttaaaaagaaatataattatcttaaagttggattttcaaaattttgtgagCTAAGGCCCAAGTGGTGCATTCCTGTGGGTGGTGCTTCTGGTCTGCATGCAGTTTGTGTTTGCCAGtaccatcaaaatgtaaagCTCCTTGTACAGAAAATTCCTGGAATTTCTGATtacaaaatcttattaaaattaatggtttGTAGCATTGAAAATAGAGATTGTATGCTGCATAGCTGCGATAAATGTCCTGCTAAAAAGGTTTTGTTAGACTACATTGACACTTTGTTTacagaaaaagaaattagtgaAGTTAACTTTTATCAATGGCAAAAATCAAATTACCAATGTACTTTAGTACCAGCAACTCTACCTTTAGATGAATTTATTGAAATGGTTTATGAACAGTTAGATAGTTTACGAGTGCatcattttatatcaaaaagtcAAGCCACCTACTACCAACatttgaaaactaatttaaaagaaaatcaagcTTTGGTTCTTCTTGACTTTGcagaaaactatagttttctaATACAGGATGCAGTGCAAGGTTTTCACTGGAATAACAGCCAAGCAACTGTGCACCCCTTTGTTGcgtattttataaaagatggAAAACTTGATAGTCAAAGTTATTGTGTTATATCAGATCATCTGAAACATGGAACAGATGCTGTTCATTGCTTTATCGGTAATGTTATTGATAAACTTAAACAATTACAAACATTTGAACACATTATCTATTTTAGTGATGGAGCTGcatcacaatataaaaattacaaaaatcttaTCAACTTATGCTACCATAAACACGATTTTGACATGACTGCAGAGTGGCACTTTTTTGCAACATCGCATGGTAAAAGCCCTTGTGATGGTGTTGGTGGAACAGTGAAACGTCTTGTTGCACGAGCCAGTCTACAATCACTAAACGATCCTATTGACACACCAAGCAAAATGTACAGCTGGTGTGTTCAACACGTCAAaggaatatcttttttttttgttgacaaagtTTCAATAGAAACACATACTACAAACTTCAATTTGGAAGAGAGATATCGTTCTTGTTCGACAATACCTGGGACACGAAACCACCACAGTTTTATCCCAATGTCACTTAcctcaataaaaataagaagagTCTCATTTGATATTATTTGCACTAATGTGGATTTTTCTACTTgcagaatttatattaataaaatttccagttACTCACCAGGAGAATATGTGGCCTGCGTTTACGATGCTCAATGGTATTTAGGAAATATTCTTAGTATTTCAGAAGAGCATCAAGATCTTAATATGAAATTCATGAAAAAGTCTTTATGTAACAAGTTTACGTGGCCATGCAGAGATGATCTTTGTTGGGTACCTCTAATGCATATTTTATGCAAAGTGCAATCTCTTAAAGTCCAGTCAAACAGTGGAAGATTTTATAGTATTGacttaaaagaaatcaatgagattattttattatttgagaaatttaactttttgtaa